The Bacteroidales bacterium genome includes a region encoding these proteins:
- a CDS encoding lamin tail domain-containing protein, producing the protein MMKLTLKTNLLLIFTLASYFSFGQVVINEYSASNLTGYTDNYTKTEDWIELYNTSSSSVDISGYYLSDNESFPMKWEIPAGTSIPAAGYLTFWASGRDEVSGENYHTNFKLKQTKETPEHVIFSNPSGTVINQFQLQITQVEHSVGRESDGSSTWKIFTFPTKGESNSNTSYTEYADAPIMSEVAGFYNGSVTISITTSDPNSTIYYTTNGNRPTSSSTYYDDPVIINSTTILKAVCISSDIEILPSFITFNTYFIDTDHTLPILSTAGNEMQTMLNGNQYLKPHGTIEYFKDGERKDFGYGEYNKHGQDSWYFDQRSYDYIARDEMGYHEAIKQKLLTLSDREEFQRIIIRASGDDNYPGIDTSAHMRDIFIQKLANKNKLNLDMRRGERCVSYVNGDFWGVYSIREKVTDSDYTKYYYDQDKYHLYYMMLWGGTWAEYGGDEAINDWTLLKNFILNNDMSDQSNFDYVASKYWYESLVDYVLVNSFVVCTDWINWNVGWWRGTDPEGDHQKWGYILWDEDATFNHYINYTNVPDETANASPCYPEGIWNDPGQHIEILNKLLDSDVFKQYYISRYQDLMNTVFIAGDMIDLLETIEDQIAPEMPKQINRWGGNFTEWQNNVQKVKDFITLRETVIPAGLNDCYDLTGPYNVTLSVEPVGAGGIKFNSVELTNDDFPWIGSYHGGMEMLMKATENNPNYIFDHWESENHTILPDINQTDVTLSLTQNDNIKAVFIPTTTDNNIVINEINYNSADNFDTDDWIELYNNGTETANLSNWIFKDENDTHEFVIPAGTTMSTGSYLVLAQSITDFQVQFPDVSNVIGNFDYGLSNNGELIRLFDNETALIDQVEYNDNYPWPVEPDGDGPTLELTNPDYDNNTASSWHASYAPHACHGTPGALNSTSTSIKELNNISINVYPNPMKYEAIIRLPDNINITDGKLFVYNILGEQVISKVFYSNEVVLKKKHLGSGLYICKLYNNDVYLGSQKLIVE; encoded by the coding sequence ATGATGAAATTAACCTTAAAAACCAACTTATTACTAATATTTACACTTGCCTCATATTTTTCATTCGGACAAGTCGTTATTAACGAATACTCTGCCTCCAACCTTACCGGTTACACAGATAATTATACTAAAACTGAAGACTGGATTGAACTTTATAACACAAGCAGTTCAAGTGTTGATATAAGTGGTTACTACCTTAGTGATAATGAATCTTTTCCTATGAAATGGGAGATTCCGGCAGGTACAAGCATTCCTGCTGCCGGATATTTAACCTTTTGGGCATCCGGAAGAGATGAAGTTTCAGGCGAAAATTATCATACTAATTTCAAGCTCAAACAAACAAAGGAGACACCTGAACATGTTATCTTTTCAAACCCTTCAGGTACTGTTATTAACCAATTTCAGCTGCAAATAACACAAGTTGAACATTCTGTGGGAAGAGAATCGGATGGTTCAAGTACATGGAAAATATTTACTTTCCCTACAAAAGGTGAATCTAACAGTAATACTTCTTATACTGAATATGCAGATGCACCAATTATGAGTGAAGTAGCAGGCTTTTATAACGGTTCTGTAACAATAAGTATAACAACAAGTGATCCTAACAGTACTATTTACTATACAACTAACGGTAACAGGCCGACAAGCAGTTCAACTTATTATGACGACCCTGTTATAATTAATTCAACTACAATTCTGAAAGCTGTTTGTATTTCAAGTGATATTGAAATTTTACCGAGTTTTATAACATTTAACACCTATTTTATTGATACAGACCATACATTGCCTATATTATCAACTGCAGGTAATGAAATGCAAACAATGCTAAACGGAAATCAATATCTTAAACCTCACGGAACTATTGAATATTTTAAAGACGGTGAACGTAAAGATTTCGGTTATGGTGAATACAACAAGCACGGACAGGATTCATGGTATTTCGATCAACGAAGTTATGACTATATAGCAAGAGATGAAATGGGTTATCACGAAGCTATAAAACAAAAATTACTCACACTCTCTGACAGGGAAGAATTTCAAAGAATAATTATCAGAGCTTCCGGAGACGATAATTATCCCGGTATTGACACAAGTGCGCATATGCGTGATATTTTTATTCAAAAATTGGCAAATAAAAATAAATTGAATTTAGATATGCGACGTGGCGAAAGATGTGTTTCATATGTAAACGGCGACTTTTGGGGAGTATATTCAATCAGAGAAAAAGTAACTGATTCTGATTATACAAAATACTATTACGATCAAGATAAATACCATCTTTATTATATGATGTTATGGGGTGGAACATGGGCAGAATACGGAGGTGATGAAGCAATAAATGATTGGACGCTGCTTAAAAACTTTATATTAAATAATGATATGTCAGACCAAAGTAATTTTGATTATGTAGCCTCAAAGTACTGGTACGAAAGCTTAGTTGATTATGTATTAGTTAATTCCTTTGTTGTTTGTACTGATTGGATAAATTGGAATGTAGGTTGGTGGCGAGGAACTGATCCTGAAGGAGACCACCAAAAATGGGGTTATATTTTATGGGATGAAGATGCAACCTTTAATCATTATATAAATTATACAAATGTTCCTGATGAAACAGCAAATGCTTCTCCTTGTTATCCTGAAGGAATATGGAATGACCCCGGGCAACATATCGAAATACTGAATAAACTGTTAGATAGTGATGTCTTTAAGCAATATTATATTTCTCGTTATCAAGATTTAATGAATACTGTTTTTATTGCCGGTGATATGATTGATTTATTGGAAACTATTGAAGACCAAATTGCACCTGAAATGCCGAAACAGATAAACAGATGGGGAGGTAACTTCACAGAATGGCAAAATAATGTTCAGAAAGTCAAAGATTTTATTACTTTGAGAGAAACTGTTATACCGGCAGGTTTAAATGATTGTTATGATTTAACAGGGCCTTATAATGTTACATTAAGTGTTGAACCTGTAGGTGCCGGGGGTATCAAATTTAATTCTGTTGAACTCACCAACGATGACTTTCCGTGGATAGGCAGCTATCACGGAGGTATGGAAATGTTAATGAAAGCAACAGAAAACAATCCTAATTACATTTTTGATCATTGGGAATCAGAAAATCATACAATACTTCCGGACATAAATCAGACTGATGTAACTTTATCTTTGACACAAAATGATAATATCAAAGCTGTTTTTATACCGACTACAACCGATAATAATATTGTTATAAATGAAATAAATTATAATTCAGCCGATAATTTTGACACAGACGACTGGATTGAATTGTACAATAACGGCACAGAAACTGCTAATTTATCAAATTGGATTTTTAAAGATGAAAATGACACTCATGAATTTGTAATACCTGCCGGAACTACAATGTCAACCGGCTCCTATCTCGTTTTAGCACAAAGCATTACTGATTTTCAAGTTCAATTTCCGGATGTAAGTAATGTTATAGGCAACTTTGATTATGGATTAAGCAATAATGGCGAACTTATAAGATTATTTGATAATGAAACTGCTTTAATTGATCAAGTTGAATATAACGATAATTATCCTTGGCCTGTTGAACCGGATGGAGACGGACCTACTTTAGAATTAACAAACCCTGATTATGACAACAACACAGCATCAAGTTGGCATGCATCTTATGCACCGCATGCCTGTCATGGTACTCCGGGAGCCTTAAACAGTACAAGTACTTCCATAAAAGAACTTAATAATATTAGTATTAATGTTTATCCTAACCCTATGAAATATGAAGCGATAATCAGATTACCCGACAATATTAATATTACTGACGGAAAACTTTTTGTATATAACATTCTCGGAGAACAGGTAATAAGTAAAGTGTTTTACTCTAACGAAGTTGTTCTGAAAAAAAAACATCTCGGCTCAGGTCTTTATATTTGCAAGCTATATAATAACGATGTATATTTAGGCTCACAAAAACTCATTGTAGAATAG
- a CDS encoding TGS domain-containing protein, translating into MKNLSLNKNIQYYFSNIIEYIDKTEDLSGRKLLTQFLNDIKKASKSKVTEKAEFTSEIFNIILKETGGGINTLVAGLIFSFFSEDEINDLNIKGSYNKSISKIITGLMKVPSFKTEKIDKQSEKFIKFLLTITDDVRSVLILLVKQIYFIRHIEIFPEDEQDIIVNQTLSLFIPLAHRIGLYNIKTELEERTMKFKEKDMYKFIAGKLKETKAFRDVYIENFIKPLKKIIADSGYKAGVKGRPKSIHSIWNKMKSQAVPFEEVYDLFAIRVILKSDMKNEKAVCWNVYSIITDLYKPNPKRLRDWITSPKLSGYESLHTTVLGPENKWVEVQIRTERMDEIAEKGPAAHWRYKTGKESGSSDWLAKIREALENTGVDDSEMNPNAKTELYSDEILVFTPEGDLKSLKRDYTVLDFAFSVHTKVGETCSGAVVNGKIQPLSYELKNGDTVKILTNKNKKPNPDWLEIAKGTRTKNKIKRALKSITYNRAASGKEIIKEKLERLKIIFSERNIAVLTDFFKFNTAVEFYHSVGEGTTDIAKIKQAFEKPEDTAVEQKVLSKPESLKKEEITSEDYLLIDENISNLDYTLSKCCNPLPGDSVFGFITVNKGTKIHKKSCPNAKDMIGRYPYRVVKAKWNIEDINTSFSANIYISGKDASGITSEISDIITKEFNLKMQAISLKTLKNNLFEGLIVVKVNNKKQLIDLTNRIKMIKFIKSVYRK; encoded by the coding sequence ATGAAAAATCTATCTTTAAATAAAAATATACAATATTATTTCTCCAATATTATTGAATATATTGACAAAACAGAGGATTTATCAGGCAGAAAATTATTAACACAATTTTTAAATGATATTAAAAAAGCTTCAAAAAGCAAAGTAACAGAAAAAGCCGAATTTACATCTGAAATATTTAATATAATACTGAAAGAAACAGGAGGCGGAATTAATACTCTTGTAGCAGGATTGATATTTTCCTTTTTTTCCGAAGATGAAATAAATGATTTGAATATTAAGGGTTCTTACAATAAATCAATCAGTAAGATTATTACCGGCTTGATGAAAGTTCCGAGTTTTAAAACAGAAAAAATTGATAAACAATCGGAAAAGTTTATAAAGTTTCTTTTAACCATCACGGATGATGTTCGTTCTGTTTTAATTTTATTAGTTAAGCAAATTTATTTCATAAGGCACATTGAGATATTTCCGGAAGATGAACAAGACATTATAGTTAATCAAACATTAAGCCTTTTCATACCTCTGGCACACAGAATAGGTTTATACAATATAAAGACTGAACTTGAAGAAAGAACAATGAAATTCAAGGAAAAAGATATGTATAAATTTATTGCCGGAAAATTAAAAGAAACTAAAGCTTTCAGAGATGTATATATTGAGAATTTTATAAAACCATTAAAAAAGATAATTGCAGATTCGGGTTATAAAGCCGGTGTTAAAGGTCGTCCGAAATCTATACATTCTATTTGGAACAAAATGAAATCACAAGCAGTTCCGTTTGAAGAAGTTTATGATTTATTTGCTATTCGAGTAATTTTGAAATCGGATATGAAAAACGAAAAAGCTGTTTGTTGGAATGTATATTCAATTATTACCGATTTATATAAACCTAATCCAAAACGACTTCGAGATTGGATAACTTCACCAAAGTTAAGCGGATATGAATCTCTTCATACTACTGTTCTCGGACCTGAAAACAAATGGGTTGAAGTCCAAATAAGAACAGAACGTATGGATGAGATTGCAGAAAAAGGACCTGCTGCCCATTGGAGATATAAAACAGGAAAAGAAAGCGGAAGCAGTGATTGGCTTGCAAAAATCAGAGAAGCATTGGAAAATACCGGTGTTGATGATTCAGAAATGAATCCAAATGCAAAAACAGAATTATATTCTGACGAGATATTGGTATTTACTCCGGAAGGTGATTTAAAAAGTTTAAAAAGAGATTATACAGTTTTGGATTTTGCTTTTTCTGTTCATACAAAAGTAGGAGAAACCTGTTCCGGTGCTGTGGTAAACGGAAAAATTCAGCCTTTGTCTTATGAATTAAAAAATGGTGATACTGTTAAAATTTTAACTAACAAAAATAAGAAACCTAATCCTGATTGGTTAGAAATTGCAAAAGGTACAAGAACAAAAAACAAAATTAAAAGAGCCTTAAAATCAATAACATATAATCGTGCAGCAAGCGGTAAAGAAATTATTAAAGAAAAATTAGAACGTTTAAAAATAATTTTTTCTGAAAGGAATATTGCAGTTCTCACCGATTTTTTCAAATTTAATACAGCTGTTGAATTCTATCATAGTGTAGGAGAGGGTACTACTGATATTGCAAAAATAAAACAAGCTTTTGAAAAGCCGGAAGATACAGCAGTTGAACAAAAAGTGTTATCAAAACCCGAAAGTTTAAAGAAAGAAGAAATAACATCCGAAGATTATCTTTTAATTGATGAAAATATTTCAAATTTGGATTACACATTGTCTAAATGTTGCAATCCATTGCCCGGTGACAGTGTTTTCGGATTTATTACCGTAAATAAGGGAACTAAAATTCATAAGAAGTCATGCCCGAATGCTAAAGATATGATTGGCAGATATCCGTACAGAGTGGTAAAAGCAAAATGGAATATCGAAGATATTAATACATCATTTTCTGCTAATATTTACATTTCAGGTAAAGATGCTTCCGGAATAACATCTGAAATATCCGATATTATCACAAAAGAATTTAATCTTAAAATGCAGGCAATTTCATTAAAAACATTGAAGAATAATTTATTTGAAGGGCTTATTGTTGTAAAAGTGAATAATAAGAAACAATTAATTGACTTGACTAACAGAATTAAAATGATAAAATTTATTAAGTCTGTTTACCGGAAGTAA
- a CDS encoding CotH kinase family protein, with protein MKHIQKTYTIFVILFLMHLTHIYGQSVVINEFMSDNETILQDEDGEFSDWIELYNNSNNPVNLFAYSLSDDATSPYKWTFPNIIIPADNFLIIFASGKDRLDTNELHTNFKINKSGEELIFSDSEGNIIQSVNPVSLISDNSYGCIPDGSANWYFLNTPTPNHSNTGSNYIFCSHKSGFYKNDFYLTLTSSDANLEIYYTLNGEIPTKNSLLYSSPLHIESNIFSPNNISTIPTTPLEGPYQLDDFIWKEPANVYKANIIRFACFDDYEMKSQIITKTYFVDPEIDNHYTFPIISIITDSLNLFDYETGIYIPGKTFDENGFNWWPSGNYHNRGSEWERDIHISYFENNGTIGFETDAGMRMRGYGSASNPQKSFGVYFRSEYGLNKIEYPIFKDNDTITYKRLIFRNSGNDFIHTHFKDALLQSLLKSLDTELQDFQPVVVFFNGEYWGIHGIRQKYDEYYFKYRFGIDEDNINILGICGGVEEGNNIDYLELINYIKENDMSLTENYSFAKDRIDIQNFIDFQIAEIYYANYDWPCNNFKIWKTNDAGSKWRFLIFDLDLSFAYDKNSLYSTNSMEHATSTDNGWPYCECSNFLFRKLLDNEEFKQQFTDRFAYHLNTTFKSSIVIDSINKFENLFIPEIEEHIDRWSYPSSTSQWYKNVDVLRDFAESRPCFMRENIMNFFNLSEFDFDCSELPLEKEIKFLIVPNPSNGIFYMYNNSPEAVTGNIRIISLSGKVLYTENNLSIESKGRHYFNLTGLLNNTYILNFYNATFSENLKIIIIK; from the coding sequence ATGAAGCATATACAAAAAACATACACAATTTTTGTCATTCTTTTTCTTATGCATTTAACACATATTTATGGACAAAGTGTTGTTATTAATGAATTTATGTCAGACAATGAAACAATACTCCAAGACGAAGATGGTGAATTCAGCGATTGGATTGAACTTTACAATAATAGCAATAACCCTGTTAACTTATTTGCTTATAGTTTGTCAGATGATGCAACAAGTCCGTATAAATGGACTTTCCCTAATATAATTATTCCGGCGGACAATTTTTTGATAATCTTTGCTTCGGGAAAAGACAGATTAGATACCAATGAGTTACATACAAATTTCAAAATTAATAAATCCGGAGAAGAACTTATTTTCAGCGATTCAGAAGGTAATATTATCCAATCTGTTAATCCTGTTTCATTAATTTCTGATAATTCATACGGTTGTATTCCTGACGGAAGTGCTAATTGGTATTTTTTAAATACTCCTACACCAAATCACAGTAATACCGGTTCAAATTATATTTTTTGCTCTCACAAGTCGGGTTTTTACAAAAATGATTTTTATCTTACTTTAACATCATCTGATGCAAATCTTGAAATATATTATACTTTAAACGGCGAAATTCCTACAAAAAACAGTTTACTCTATTCTTCCCCTTTGCATATAGAAAGTAACATTTTTTCTCCGAACAACATCAGTACAATTCCTACAACTCCTTTGGAAGGACCTTACCAATTGGATGATTTTATATGGAAAGAACCGGCTAATGTTTATAAAGCAAATATTATTCGTTTTGCATGTTTTGATGATTATGAAATGAAAAGTCAAATTATTACAAAGACATATTTTGTTGATCCTGAAATAGATAATCATTATACATTTCCGATAATATCAATTATCACAGACAGCTTAAATTTATTTGACTATGAAACAGGAATATATATTCCGGGCAAAACTTTTGATGAAAATGGTTTTAATTGGTGGCCTTCCGGGAATTATCATAACAGGGGTAGTGAATGGGAACGAGATATTCATATAAGTTATTTTGAGAATAACGGAACAATAGGATTTGAGACTGATGCGGGTATGAGAATGAGAGGTTACGGAAGTGCTTCTAATCCTCAAAAATCATTCGGAGTATATTTTAGAAGTGAATATGGGCTAAATAAAATTGAGTATCCAATTTTCAAAGATAATGACACTATTACATACAAACGATTGATATTCAGAAATTCCGGAAACGATTTTATTCACACTCATTTCAAAGATGCATTACTTCAATCTTTGTTAAAATCACTTGATACAGAACTTCAAGATTTTCAACCGGTTGTTGTGTTTTTTAACGGTGAATATTGGGGGATACACGGTATCAGACAAAAATATGATGAGTATTATTTTAAGTATCGTTTTGGAATTGATGAAGATAATATTAATATATTAGGTATCTGCGGAGGGGTAGAGGAAGGAAATAATATTGATTATTTGGAATTAATAAACTATATTAAAGAAAATGATATGTCTTTGACAGAAAATTACTCATTTGCAAAAGACAGAATTGATATTCAGAACTTTATTGACTTCCAAATTGCAGAGATTTATTATGCCAATTATGATTGGCCCTGTAACAATTTCAAGATATGGAAAACCAATGATGCCGGTTCAAAATGGCGTTTTCTGATTTTTGATTTAGACCTTTCTTTTGCGTATGACAAAAATTCATTGTACAGCACTAATTCTATGGAACATGCAACAAGTACAGATAATGGGTGGCCTTATTGTGAATGTTCAAATTTCCTTTTTAGAAAATTATTAGATAATGAAGAATTCAAACAGCAATTTACAGACCGTTTTGCATATCATTTAAACACAACATTTAAATCAAGTATAGTTATCGACAGTATCAATAAATTTGAAAATCTTTTTATTCCTGAAATTGAAGAACATATTGACAGATGGAGTTACCCCTCAAGCACAAGTCAGTGGTATAAAAATGTTGATGTATTAAGAGACTTTGCTGAAAGCAGACCTTGTTTTATGCGTGAAAATATTATGAACTTCTTCAATTTATCTGAATTTGATTTTGATTGTTCTGAACTTCCTTTAGAAAAAGAAATTAAATTTCTTATTGTTCCGAATCCGAGTAACGGGATTTTTTATATGTACAATAATTCACCTGAAGCAGTTACGGGAAATATCAGAATAATAAGCCTTTCAGGAAAAGTTTTATATACCGAAAATAATTTAAGTATAGAAAGTAAAGGAAGACATTATTTCAATTTAACAGGATTACTGAATAATACATATATATTGAACTTTTACAATGCAACTTTTTCGGAAAATCTAAAAATAATAATTATTAAATGA
- a CDS encoding DUF4956 domain-containing protein: protein MFDLSSLQYNSAYPGLYSIIITVLSSIVLGVILAFTYEKTSRNVERPDHFIQAMVLVTIVAATVLQAIGDSVARGLGMIGALSIIRFRTTVRNPRNIVFMFSAIAIGIATGVFGLLIALIGTLGFCLTAFMLYWSSFSPAKDFFGKLRIELDTSLVNINEVEKIMKQHCKKFVLKRHQVEIRKEKLKSSKIETETAETEKIQIQIKKLKTEVKDNFNFISYNYDFKIKKQLSSTTLADELLKLSGVSIKRISMHRNRSDNI, encoded by the coding sequence ATGTTTGATCTTTCATCATTACAGTATAATTCTGCATATCCCGGGCTTTATTCAATAATAATAACAGTATTGAGTTCAATAGTACTTGGAGTTATTTTAGCCTTCACTTATGAAAAAACATCACGAAATGTAGAACGTCCCGATCATTTTATTCAAGCAATGGTATTAGTTACAATTGTGGCTGCAACAGTTTTGCAAGCAATAGGTGACAGTGTTGCCAGAGGTTTGGGTATGATTGGAGCTTTGTCAATTATCAGATTTCGTACTACTGTCAGAAATCCGCGAAATATTGTGTTTATGTTTAGTGCAATTGCTATCGGAATAGCTACCGGTGTTTTCGGACTTTTAATCGCACTTATCGGAACACTTGGTTTTTGTTTAACTGCTTTCATGCTTTACTGGTCATCATTCAGTCCTGCAAAAGATTTTTTCGGAAAATTAAGAATAGAACTTGATACATCACTTGTAAACATTAATGAAGTAGAGAAAATAATGAAACAGCATTGCAAAAAATTTGTACTGAAAAGGCATCAAGTAGAAATAAGAAAAGAAAAATTGAAATCATCAAAAATTGAAACTGAAACAGCAGAAACAGAAAAGATTCAAATCCAAATAAAAAAGTTAAAAACAGAAGTAAAAGACAACTTCAATTTCATAAGTTATAATTATGATTTTAAAATAAAAAAACAACTGTCGAGCACAACACTTGCAGATGAATTATTAAAATTGTCCGGAGTAAGTATCAAGAGAATCAGCATGCACAGAAACAGGTCAGACAATATTTAA
- a CDS encoding lamin tail domain-containing protein — MNKILLKIVFTFLSVLLMLSSNSQIIINEINYNSADDFDTKDWVELFNNNTETVDISGWVFKDANDENGFVIPSGTTMSSDSYLVIVRNKSAFEILFPSVSPVFGDMDFKFSNGGEQLRLFDDGGTLIDEVTYEDVDPWPTEPDGNGPTLELTDPDSDNNAASNWKASNAAHGTPGALNSTDSSVYEDNESNSISINPNPMRDESVFKIPGNTAITNGKLYIYNILGKELRQEIINSNETIIRKENLTTGIYICNFFNNNEFISSLKFIIK; from the coding sequence ATGAATAAAATATTGTTAAAAATTGTTTTCACCTTTCTGTCTGTTCTTTTAATGCTTTCATCAAACAGCCAGATTATTATTAATGAAATAAACTATAATTCTGCTGATGATTTTGATACTAAGGACTGGGTAGAATTATTCAATAACAACACAGAAACTGTAGATATTTCAGGTTGGGTTTTTAAAGATGCTAATGATGAAAACGGGTTTGTCATTCCTTCCGGAACTACTATGTCTTCAGATTCATATCTTGTTATAGTAAGAAATAAATCTGCTTTTGAAATCTTATTTCCGTCAGTCAGCCCTGTTTTCGGCGACATGGATTTTAAATTCAGCAACGGTGGTGAACAACTTAGATTATTTGATGACGGAGGCACACTAATTGATGAAGTTACTTATGAGGATGTTGATCCTTGGCCAACCGAACCGGATGGTAACGGTCCTACATTAGAATTAACAGACCCGGATTCTGACAATAATGCAGCTTCAAATTGGAAAGCATCAAATGCAGCTCACGGTACTCCGGGTGCATTGAACAGCACAGATTCTTCTGTTTATGAAGATAATGAATCAAATAGTATTAGTATTAACCCTAATCCCATGAGAGATGAATCAGTTTTCAAAATACCGGGAAATACTGCAATTACTAACGGAAAACTTTATATTTATAATATTCTCGGGAAAGAGCTAAGACAGGAAATTATTAACTCAAATGAGACTATTATCAGGAAAGAAAACTTAACTACCGGTATATATATCTGCAATTTTTTTAACAATAATGAGTTCATAAGTTCACTTAAATTTATTATTAAATAG
- a CDS encoding HlyD family secretion protein, whose amino-acid sequence MKKINSIYIVTIGLVILLFFMYNRLKTESAFFYGFSENKETEISHNRDVVIEKILVTTGQEVKKGDLLMLVKNTVLPVKINELELKKEVINANTQQDIKEIKYKISDLRFTKLNKLNEITAKINELNKETELNKILFEGLKSIEHKHDSSKTANQIQLEYLKERMTTIAQNYNQEIAFQQELLRNISSPSKIEKEIIDTEIEKYKDEQKRLYIYAPSDGIVGSILCKEKENISAFTTLMGFYQMKPTLVKGFVHESLLLHVKVGDKFEVSSSMHPEHKVIGKVIGLGSRIVEIPQRLRKMPDYKTYGREVLIRIPQDNMFLQKERVMLESLNDD is encoded by the coding sequence ATGAAAAAAATTAACAGTATATATATCGTTACAATAGGTTTAGTGATTTTACTTTTTTTTATGTATAATCGCTTAAAAACTGAATCAGCTTTTTTTTACGGTTTTTCTGAAAATAAAGAAACTGAAATAAGTCATAACAGAGATGTGGTAATTGAAAAAATATTGGTTACAACCGGACAGGAAGTTAAAAAAGGAGACTTGTTAATGCTTGTAAAAAATACAGTATTACCTGTTAAAATAAATGAACTTGAATTAAAAAAAGAAGTTATTAATGCTAATACTCAACAAGATATAAAAGAAATTAAATATAAAATATCAGATCTTCGTTTTACAAAACTCAATAAACTCAATGAAATTACTGCAAAAATAAATGAATTAAACAAAGAAACTGAATTAAATAAAATACTGTTTGAAGGCTTAAAAAGTATTGAACATAAACATGATTCATCCAAAACTGCCAATCAAATACAACTTGAATATCTAAAGGAAAGAATGACAACAATTGCCCAAAATTATAATCAGGAAATTGCTTTTCAACAAGAATTATTAAGAAATATCAGCAGCCCTTCAAAAATAGAAAAAGAAATTATAGATACAGAAATAGAAAAGTATAAAGATGAGCAAAAAAGATTGTATATCTATGCACCTTCTGACGGCATTGTCGGAAGTATCCTTTGTAAAGAAAAAGAAAATATATCTGCTTTTACTACTTTAATGGGTTTTTATCAAATGAAACCTACATTGGTAAAAGGTTTTGTTCATGAAAGTTTATTATTACATGTTAAAGTTGGTGATAAATTTGAGGTGAGTTCAAGTATGCATCCTGAACATAAAGTTATCGGGAAAGTAATAGGATTGGGTTCCAGAATTGTTGAAATTCCGCAAAGATTAAGAAAAATGCCTGATTATAAAACCTACGGAAGAGAAGTATTAATAAGAATCCCGCAAGATAATATGTTTTTACAGAAAGAAAGAGTTATGCTTGAATCGTTAAATGATGATTAA
- a CDS encoding ABC transporter ATP-binding protein, protein MAVEFTNTELPDIIELKKVSQTYDEGKVVIIKDLDLLIEDAPERGQFIVLLGPSGCGKSTVLRYIAGLQHPTSGEVLLHGVQRKDDDRIGMVFQQYSSFPWMTVLENIALGLKYRGVSKTERNDKANEMLKIVGLDGHGDKFAQYPSLSGGQLQRVAIARSLLVNNEIILMDEPFGALDTNTRLRMQDFLIDIWEKVHPTIFFVTHDINEAVYLADDIFIMSRAPAKLAEHIKVNLPVHRDSTIKRDSNFVDLVRYIEDKMMSL, encoded by the coding sequence ATGGCAGTTGAATTTACAAATACAGAATTACCTGATATTATAGAACTTAAGAAAGTTTCACAAACTTACGATGAAGGGAAAGTTGTAATCATAAAAGACCTTGATCTTCTTATTGAAGATGCTCCGGAAAGAGGACAATTTATTGTTTTATTAGGTCCGTCAGGTTGTGGTAAATCTACCGTTTTAAGATATATTGCAGGTTTGCAACATCCTACTTCAGGTGAGGTTTTATTGCATGGTGTACAAAGAAAAGATGATGATCGCATAGGTATGGTATTTCAACAATATTCTTCATTTCCTTGGATGACTGTTTTGGAAAATATTGCGCTTGGGCTTAAGTACAGAGGAGTTTCCAAAACTGAACGAAATGACAAAGCTAATGAGATGTTAAAAATTGTCGGTTTGGACGGGCATGGTGATAAATTTGCTCAATATCCTTCATTATCAGGCGGTCAGCTTCAAAGAGTTGCTATTGCCAGAAGCTTGTTAGTGAATAATGAAATTATTTTAATGGATGAACCTTTTGGTGCATTAGATACAAATACACGTTTACGTATGCAAGATTTCTTAATTGATATTTGGGAAAAGGTACATCCTACCATATTTTTTGTAACTCATGATATAAATGAAGCTGTTTATCTTGCTGATGATATATTCATAATGTCAAGAGCACCTGCAAAATTAGCTGAACATATTAAAGTTAACCTTCCTGTTCACAGAGACAGTACAATAAAAAGAGATTCAAATTTTGTTGATCTGGTGAGATATATCGAAGATAAAATGATGAGTTTGTAA